A window of Selenomonas ruminantium subsp. lactilytica TAM6421 contains these coding sequences:
- a CDS encoding branched-chain amino acid transaminase, translating into MKYDVANRRIWFKGEILNVNDAKINVLAPTSQFGLNVFEGIPCYWNDDEKQLYAFRLEDHYARLIRSLKLIQIKAPYTVDEMKKALIDTVKANEYDENLSVRQTIFVDGFGSWGSEEPADMFVAPIPRGRTSAEYNKKGLNCCVTSWQRIDDTTLSPRIKCGANYINSRMGQREALRNGYDTCIFLNAKGKVSEGPGSCFFMIKGGKLVTPQLTDSVLESITRDTVITLAKESGIEVVERSIDRTELYTADEAFLCGSAMEITPVYSVDKYSITNNVGEITGILHKKYLDAVLGTDEQHKAWVTAVY; encoded by the coding sequence ATGAAATATGATGTGGCTAATAGAAGAATTTGGTTCAAGGGTGAAATCCTGAATGTCAATGATGCAAAAATCAATGTACTGGCACCAACATCACAGTTTGGTTTAAATGTTTTTGAAGGAATCCCATGTTACTGGAATGACGACGAAAAGCAGTTGTATGCATTTCGCTTAGAGGATCATTATGCAAGATTGATCCGTTCCCTCAAACTCATACAGATAAAAGCACCCTATACTGTGGACGAAATGAAGAAAGCTTTGATCGATACGGTAAAAGCAAATGAATACGATGAAAATCTTTCCGTTCGTCAAACAATTTTTGTAGATGGTTTTGGTTCCTGGGGATCAGAAGAACCAGCAGATATGTTCGTGGCACCGATTCCAAGAGGACGCACGAGTGCAGAATATAATAAAAAAGGTCTGAACTGTTGCGTGACATCATGGCAGCGTATTGATGATACTACACTGAGCCCACGCATCAAATGTGGTGCAAATTACATTAACTCCCGTATGGGACAGCGTGAAGCCCTGCGTAATGGATACGATACTTGCATTTTCTTGAATGCAAAAGGCAAAGTTTCCGAGGGCCCGGGCTCGTGTTTTTTCATGATTAAAGGCGGCAAACTTGTTACCCCGCAGCTTACGGACAGCGTCCTGGAAAGCATTACCCGCGATACTGTTATAACGTTGGCAAAGGAAAGTGGCATAGAGGTGGTTGAACGCAGCATAGACCGCACGGAGCTTTATACTGCTGATGAGGCATTCCTTTGTGGCTCTGCTATGGAGATTACTCCTGTCTACAGTGTGGATAAATATAGTATTACCAATAATGTAGGTGAAATTACAGGAATACTTCACAAGAAGTACTTAGATGCTGTATTAGGGACGGATGAGCAGCATAAAGCGTGGGTAACGGCAGTTTATTGA
- a CDS encoding cyclic GMP-AMP synthase DncV-like nucleotidyltransferase has product MADMDREFRSYYQRIKLSSANEDRLRRGRDALRNRIRSWFINTGKPVPKFCWQGSFAMKTTINLWGQGQQYDIDDGIYLSYRKKDLTASRVHGWIIEAVADHTESIINKDTCIRVNYSAGYHIDLPIYVMDGDNAYLAHKTKGWVLSDPKAFRDWFIKKVKNNSEQLRRIVLYLKGWKTNCSIPLKGIEITILVSNCYQRNQKDDEALYDTVSKIIETLNMHFSCVKPVQPYEDLFGCISENRKNRILDGLYGLQSSLLLVQITSSNIEAINSLKTKFGNIF; this is encoded by the coding sequence ATGGCAGATATGGATAGAGAATTTCGTTCTTATTATCAAAGAATAAAGCTATCGTCGGCTAATGAGGACAGATTGCGCAGAGGTCGAGATGCATTGCGCAATAGAATTAGGTCTTGGTTTATAAATACTGGTAAGCCTGTTCCTAAATTTTGTTGGCAAGGTTCATTTGCCATGAAAACAACTATCAATTTGTGGGGACAAGGTCAGCAATACGATATTGATGATGGCATATATCTTTCATATAGAAAAAAAGATCTTACGGCTAGTCGAGTACACGGTTGGATAATAGAAGCTGTTGCTGATCATACAGAATCAATAATTAATAAGGATACTTGCATTCGAGTAAATTATTCAGCGGGATATCATATCGATTTGCCGATATATGTGATGGATGGCGATAATGCATATTTGGCACACAAAACAAAAGGATGGGTATTAAGTGATCCAAAAGCATTTAGGGATTGGTTTATAAAAAAGGTAAAAAATAATAGTGAACAACTGAGAAGAATTGTGTTGTATTTAAAGGGGTGGAAGACTAACTGTAGTATTCCTTTAAAAGGAATTGAAATAACGATATTGGTAAGTAATTGTTACCAAAGGAACCAGAAGGATGATGAAGCTCTATATGACACGGTTTCAAAAATTATTGAGACATTAAATATGCATTTCTCATGTGTTAAACCAGTTCAACCATATGAGGATTTATTTGGTTGTATATCTGAAAACAGAAAGAATAGAATATTAGATGGTTTGTATGGTTTACAAAGTTCTTTACTGTTAGTACAAATTACTTCAAGCAACATTGAAGCAATAAATAGTTTGAAAACAAAGTTTGGAAATATTTTTTGA
- a CDS encoding polysaccharide biosynthesis/export family protein: MKKELLVISTLLTLAQPVSVMAGSSDAAAQEMASAQPAVQSPQRAQNKEYTLRPGDELNISVLQDERISNAPNSVATPYVVRPDGRLSLPYVGSLDVTGMTIDEVTSLLTQALSRYYVNPEVTVNLTKMGAVRVYVFGEVKNPGVVELTKSHTIVDAIGSAGSFTADAAKKKVILVRKEDQQNMINVDFNAMITKGDMTQNYELQEGDILYLTRNHRITFARDIAPLIAAAYNISKISD; this comes from the coding sequence ATGAAAAAAGAATTACTTGTGATATCCACATTACTGACATTGGCACAGCCTGTGTCGGTAATGGCTGGCAGCAGCGATGCGGCCGCGCAGGAAATGGCGTCGGCGCAGCCTGCGGTACAAAGTCCACAGAGGGCGCAGAATAAAGAGTATACATTGCGTCCCGGGGATGAACTCAATATATCGGTGTTGCAGGACGAGCGCATCAGCAATGCGCCCAACAGTGTGGCTACGCCTTATGTGGTTCGCCCGGATGGCAGATTGTCGCTGCCCTATGTGGGTTCGCTGGATGTGACGGGCATGACCATTGATGAGGTTACTTCCTTGCTTACCCAGGCATTGTCCCGCTATTATGTGAATCCGGAAGTCACGGTGAACCTGACCAAGATGGGGGCTGTCCGCGTCTATGTCTTTGGCGAGGTCAAGAACCCCGGTGTGGTGGAACTGACCAAGAGTCATACGATTGTGGATGCAATCGGTTCCGCTGGCAGCTTTACGGCGGATGCCGCCAAGAAAAAGGTCATTCTGGTGCGCAAAGAGGATCAGCAGAATATGATCAACGTCGACTTCAACGCCATGATCACCAAAGGCGATATGACACAGAATTATGAGCTGCAGGAAGGGGATATCCTTTATCTGACGCGGAATCACCGCATCACTTTTGCACGGGATATTGCACCGCTCATTGCTGCGGCCTATAACATTTCCAAAATCAGCGACTAA
- a CDS encoding sugar transferase — protein sequence MSNTALQMNYILKRIFDICSAGITLLLLLPLFVVIAIAIKLDSEGPVIFSQGRRTKNGKIFQMYKFRSMVVNAEKVGTGLFNYENDPRVTKVGRFLRNSSLDELPQLFNVFKGDISVVGPRPCVTYELGDYETLNKKYKKRFTVIGGITGLAQARGRNENSWDEKVTLDNQYIDEFKQRGILLDFQIIWETLMKVFHKADIYEEKVEGAQNDVESAQLAEAEIIRIAHLPDEE from the coding sequence ATGAGTAATACAGCGCTTCAAATGAATTATATATTGAAACGCATATTTGATATTTGTTCTGCAGGCATTACGTTGTTGTTGTTATTGCCTCTCTTTGTTGTAATTGCTATTGCGATAAAACTTGACTCGGAAGGGCCTGTTATTTTTTCGCAGGGAAGACGGACGAAGAATGGAAAAATTTTTCAGATGTATAAGTTTCGGTCTATGGTAGTCAATGCAGAAAAAGTGGGGACAGGGCTTTTTAACTATGAAAATGATCCTCGAGTAACGAAGGTAGGAAGATTCCTGCGCAATTCCAGTCTGGATGAATTGCCACAGCTTTTTAATGTATTCAAGGGCGATATTTCTGTGGTAGGACCACGTCCCTGCGTAACATATGAGCTTGGCGATTATGAAACCCTGAATAAAAAGTATAAGAAACGCTTTACCGTCATAGGAGGAATCACCGGGCTGGCGCAAGCCAGAGGGCGAAACGAGAACTCCTGGGATGAAAAAGTGACATTGGATAATCAATACATTGATGAATTCAAACAGCGAGGTATCCTGCTGGATTTTCAGATTATATGGGAAACCTTGATGAAGGTGTTTCATAAAGCGGATATTTATGAAGAGAAGGTTGAAGGTGCGCAGAATGATGTGGAGTCTGCACAGTTAGCAGAGGCAGAAATCATTCGCATTGCGCATTTACCAGATGAAGAATAA
- a CDS encoding alanine racemase → MSASLDKQINTENLLKLANDYGNAFYLLDTEAFRENYQELSAEFKKNYPNFNIAYSYKTNYIPDLVKIVYEMGGFAEVVSDMELEIALRCGVLHQRIIWNGPIKNTQVMEDFLLQGGTVNIDSPHEADTIREIALKHKKTHIHVGVRCNFDVQDGVLSRFGVDVDGEDFDYVLKMIRDTENIQLIELQCHFAKRDVKYWAARTEGMLRTYDKVASVYGLKPQRIDLGGGIYGKMPDSLKEQLHIEGQNYADYAEIVTSRMAAHFANNPEAPELFIEPGSALAGDCMKFVTRIETIKSVRGKTIATVLGSQKNISMSGINPPYQIVFADEEQREVYTDLDIVGFTCIEGDCLVKDYVGALSIGDFLVISNCGSYSVVMKPPFILPNFAVLDICKGMDQIKLVKRAEKFDDLFQTYSF, encoded by the coding sequence ATGTCAGCATCGCTGGACAAACAAATTAATACGGAAAATTTGCTGAAGCTCGCAAATGATTATGGCAATGCCTTTTACTTGCTGGATACAGAAGCATTTCGGGAAAACTATCAGGAGTTGTCTGCAGAATTCAAGAAGAATTATCCAAACTTCAATATTGCCTATTCCTATAAGACAAATTACATACCAGATCTTGTGAAAATCGTGTATGAGATGGGCGGATTTGCCGAAGTCGTTTCGGATATGGAACTGGAAATTGCTCTTCGCTGCGGTGTACTGCACCAGCGTATCATTTGGAATGGGCCGATAAAGAATACACAGGTAATGGAAGATTTTCTGCTCCAAGGTGGAACTGTCAATATTGACTCTCCTCATGAAGCAGATACCATTCGGGAAATAGCCTTAAAACATAAAAAAACGCATATTCATGTAGGTGTCCGGTGTAATTTTGATGTTCAGGATGGCGTGCTTTCGCGTTTTGGTGTTGATGTAGACGGTGAAGACTTTGACTACGTACTGAAGATGATTCGTGACACGGAAAATATACAACTCATTGAACTACAGTGTCATTTTGCCAAACGTGATGTTAAATACTGGGCTGCACGAACAGAAGGTATGCTGCGGACATATGATAAAGTAGCTTCTGTTTACGGTTTGAAGCCACAGCGTATTGATCTGGGCGGTGGCATTTATGGTAAGATGCCGGACAGTTTGAAAGAGCAGCTTCATATTGAAGGACAGAACTATGCAGATTATGCGGAAATTGTAACCAGTCGTATGGCAGCCCATTTTGCCAATAATCCAGAAGCGCCTGAATTATTCATTGAGCCTGGCTCTGCCTTAGCAGGTGACTGTATGAAGTTCGTTACACGGATTGAGACCATAAAATCAGTCCGAGGGAAGACAATTGCGACAGTTTTAGGTTCTCAGAAGAATATCAGCATGAGCGGAATTAATCCTCCCTATCAGATTGTATTCGCAGATGAAGAGCAAAGAGAAGTCTATACAGATTTGGATATTGTAGGATTTACCTGTATTGAAGGCGATTGTCTGGTAAAAGATTATGTCGGAGCGCTATCTATTGGTGACTTTTTGGTAATCAGCAACTGTGGTTCTTACTCTGTTGTGATGAAACCGCCCTTTATCCTGCCTAATTTCGCTGTGCTGGATATATGCAAGGGTATGGATCAGATTAAGCTGGTCAAACGTGCAGAGAAGTTTGATGACTTGTTTCAAACGTATAGTTTCTGA
- a CDS encoding aldolase/citrate lyase family protein: protein MSLKFMYITNDPEVAKIAQKYGVDRVWVDLETLGKEERQGHIDSVKSHHSIADIKRIVPVLSTSEMLVRVNPLNPQSKDEIEQVIEAGADMIMLPMWKSLSDVKEFLAYVDGRVKTTLLLETKEAFECVDEVLAYGGIDEIHIGLNDLHLSYGLNFMFELLTNGKVEALCKKFKAAGIPYGFGGIAKIGEGAVPAEKIIMEHYRLGSTRAILSRSFCNYQKMDSLADVELTFARNMKDIKAFEKKIAAMNAQDFIQNKLQLEYDIATVANTIAAKRHKTAV, encoded by the coding sequence ATGTCATTAAAGTTTATGTATATAACCAATGATCCGGAAGTAGCGAAAATCGCGCAGAAGTATGGTGTGGACAGAGTATGGGTGGATTTAGAAACCTTGGGGAAAGAGGAACGTCAAGGTCATATTGATTCCGTGAAATCGCATCATTCCATTGCAGATATCAAAAGAATTGTTCCGGTTTTGAGTACGTCAGAGATGCTTGTGCGAGTTAATCCGCTGAATCCGCAGTCGAAAGACGAGATTGAGCAGGTTATTGAAGCCGGTGCAGATATGATCATGTTGCCGATGTGGAAGTCCCTGTCCGATGTAAAGGAGTTTTTAGCCTATGTAGATGGGCGCGTGAAAACCACATTGCTTTTGGAAACCAAGGAAGCGTTTGAATGCGTGGATGAAGTTCTGGCATATGGCGGTATTGACGAAATTCACATTGGATTGAATGATCTTCATCTGTCATATGGATTGAATTTCATGTTTGAACTGTTGACCAATGGGAAGGTTGAGGCGTTGTGCAAAAAGTTCAAAGCAGCGGGGATACCGTATGGCTTTGGCGGTATTGCGAAAATTGGTGAAGGCGCAGTTCCAGCAGAAAAAATCATAATGGAACATTATCGTCTGGGGTCAACGCGGGCAATCCTTTCCAGATCCTTTTGTAATTACCAAAAGATGGATTCATTAGCGGATGTGGAATTGACTTTCGCACGAAATATGAAAGACATCAAAGCCTTTGAGAAAAAGATTGCGGCAATGAATGCGCAGGATTTCATACAGAACAAGTTGCAATTGGAATATGATATTGCGACAGTAGCTAATACGATTGCAGCCAAAAGACATAAAACGGCAGTGTGA
- a CDS encoding GumC family protein — MDDKEVTIDLREVWDLMVTGRMKIAKITALFLVAAGAYLLITPPTYQSTSLLRIKQEKGLGDSILSSVAGNAGMTTQRMNTNAEILKSRNVIEPVIEKTEEPNKDGKLPSYEGYIKSHVTTKPFKDTEILQVDVTGKSPEQAQEANQLIVDGFLSRLAELSHAEQGATRAFLEERVESSKKELSDAEDKLQKFQVENKLFSTQDQIKQITDKLSIIDKEKAANKLNLEQAQAALGTINGQLDNSGRGIADSAALQQYKVQLAQLAAEKAGYTGIYTEDHEKMQAVNQKIANVQASMEKEIGSIVARQAPSSSSVQQKLLADKFQNEAMVAVEQAKAKALAALDKENEDLISKLPEKEQGYVRVKRDTEVAQEIYVMLAKRLEEAKIAENMVPTEVQVVDSATLPEEPIKPKKAMTMLVALLLGLLTGSAFVTAKGILNRRMRTTEDVEHYLELPVLGIIPDANGLDKEEDIGLLEGIRNRLLRRK; from the coding sequence GTGGATGATAAAGAAGTAACCATAGACTTGCGGGAAGTATGGGATCTGATGGTCACCGGCCGCATGAAGATTGCCAAGATAACGGCACTGTTCCTGGTGGCCGCCGGAGCTTATCTGCTCATCACGCCGCCGACCTATCAGTCAACCTCTCTCCTGCGCATCAAGCAGGAGAAGGGGCTGGGGGATTCCATTCTCTCCAGCGTGGCCGGCAATGCTGGTATGACCACGCAGCGCATGAATACGAATGCAGAGATCCTCAAGAGCCGCAATGTCATCGAACCGGTGATTGAAAAGACGGAAGAGCCGAATAAGGACGGGAAATTACCTTCTTATGAAGGCTATATCAAATCTCATGTAACGACCAAACCTTTCAAGGATACGGAAATCCTGCAGGTGGATGTGACGGGCAAAAGCCCGGAACAGGCCCAGGAAGCAAACCAGCTTATCGTGGATGGCTTCCTGAGCCGGTTGGCAGAATTGTCCCATGCAGAACAGGGCGCTACCCGTGCCTTCCTCGAAGAACGTGTAGAGTCCTCGAAGAAGGAACTCTCCGATGCGGAAGACAAGCTGCAGAAATTCCAGGTGGAGAACAAGCTTTTCTCCACACAGGATCAGATCAAGCAGATAACAGATAAGCTTTCTATTATCGATAAGGAAAAGGCAGCCAACAAACTGAATCTGGAGCAGGCTCAGGCTGCCCTCGGAACCATCAATGGTCAGCTGGACAATTCGGGCCGGGGTATTGCCGACAGTGCTGCTCTGCAGCAGTACAAGGTACAGCTGGCTCAGCTGGCTGCGGAAAAGGCTGGTTATACGGGCATCTATACGGAAGACCATGAGAAGATGCAGGCTGTCAATCAGAAGATTGCCAATGTACAGGCTTCCATGGAGAAGGAAATCGGCAGCATTGTGGCCCGTCAGGCACCTTCCAGCAGCAGCGTACAGCAGAAACTGCTGGCGGATAAATTCCAGAACGAAGCCATGGTAGCCGTAGAACAGGCAAAGGCCAAGGCTCTGGCTGCTCTGGACAAGGAAAATGAAGATTTGATTTCCAAACTGCCGGAAAAAGAACAGGGCTATGTCCGGGTCAAACGTGATACGGAAGTAGCTCAGGAAATCTACGTCATGCTGGCCAAACGGTTGGAAGAAGCGAAGATTGCCGAGAATATGGTGCCCACGGAAGTGCAGGTAGTCGATTCCGCAACCCTGCCGGAAGAACCCATCAAGCCGAAAAAGGCCATGACCATGCTGGTGGCATTGCTCCTGGGCCTGTTGACTGGTTCCGCTTTCGTGACGGCCAAGGGCATCCTCAACCGCAGAATGCGTACCACTGAGGATGTGGAGCATTATCTCGAACTGCCGGTGCTCGGTATTATCCCCGATGCCAATGGTCTGGATAAGGAAGAGGATATCGGTCTGCTGGAAGGAATTCGCAATCGTCTGCTGAGGAGGAAATAA
- a CDS encoding polysaccharide biosynthesis protein yields MVKLDIEQWKIMAWMLAVYDAVALNAGYFLALLLRFDFQYSRIPADYLANWESYTPVYTVLSLLIFYGLRLYHSLWRFASFSELLRIIYGNLATILLMAVGMNFFVGNMPISYYIMGAAIQFGLVLGVRFAYRFILLLRVAQQDRRGEGSRVMLIGAGSAGQLIMRDIKRSVRTNEKVCCFIDDDPTKWNRLVDGVPIVGGRDEILASVEKYQIDKIYLTVPSASAAEKRDLLNICKETDCELKQLPGLYQLVNGQLSVSAMKKVSVEDLLGREPVKADLSDVFQFIHGKRVLVTGGGGSIGSELARQIAAHQPEQLILVDIYENNVYNVQLELRDRYPELDLVVLIASVRDSRRMFQIFEEYRPQIVYHAAAHKHVPLMEDSPCEAVKNNAIGTFKTAYAAMVHGCERFVLISTDKAVNPTNIMGATKRLCEMIIQSFDAKIKAGKANEIPQLFTHEGLENADADGTGKIFENVKTEFVAVRFGNVLGSNGSVIPIFQKQIAAGHNLTVTHPDIIRYFMTIPEAVSLVMLAGTYAKGGEIFVLDMGSPVKIADLAKNLIRLSGLKLGVDIDIDYTGLRPGEKLFEEKLMAEEGLKKTENDLIHIGCPIPFDTEEFLEELDELMVSAYKNKNDIRVRVKAMVSTYHPAENIS; encoded by the coding sequence TTGGTTAAGCTCGATATCGAACAATGGAAAATAATGGCGTGGATGCTGGCTGTTTATGACGCCGTAGCATTGAATGCAGGATATTTCCTGGCGCTGCTGCTGCGGTTTGATTTTCAATACTCCCGGATACCGGCAGATTATCTGGCGAACTGGGAGTCATATACGCCGGTATATACGGTTCTCAGTCTGCTCATTTTCTATGGATTGCGGCTGTACCATAGCCTGTGGCGTTTTGCCAGTTTCTCAGAACTGCTGCGCATCATCTACGGAAATCTGGCTACCATCCTGTTGATGGCAGTGGGCATGAACTTTTTTGTGGGGAATATGCCCATATCCTATTACATCATGGGAGCTGCTATTCAGTTCGGTCTGGTGCTGGGCGTGCGGTTTGCCTATCGCTTTATCCTGCTTTTGCGGGTGGCGCAGCAGGATCGGAGAGGTGAAGGCTCGCGAGTGATGCTGATTGGTGCTGGCAGTGCTGGTCAGCTCATTATGCGGGATATCAAGAGATCCGTCCGGACCAATGAGAAAGTCTGTTGCTTTATCGACGATGATCCCACCAAATGGAATCGTCTGGTGGATGGTGTGCCCATAGTTGGAGGCCGGGACGAAATCCTGGCCAGTGTGGAGAAATATCAGATTGACAAAATTTACCTGACAGTACCCAGCGCCAGTGCCGCAGAAAAGCGGGATCTGCTCAATATCTGCAAGGAAACGGACTGTGAGCTGAAGCAGCTGCCGGGGCTCTATCAGCTGGTCAATGGCCAGTTGTCTGTCAGCGCCATGAAGAAGGTATCCGTTGAGGATCTGCTGGGCCGGGAACCGGTGAAGGCGGATCTCAGCGATGTGTTCCAGTTTATCCATGGTAAACGTGTTCTCGTCACAGGCGGCGGCGGTTCCATTGGTTCGGAGCTGGCCCGCCAGATTGCAGCCCACCAGCCTGAGCAGCTAATCCTGGTGGATATCTATGAAAACAATGTCTACAATGTCCAGCTGGAATTGCGGGATAGGTATCCGGAGCTTGATTTGGTGGTGCTCATTGCCTCCGTGCGGGACAGCCGCCGGATGTTCCAGATATTCGAGGAGTATCGGCCCCAGATTGTCTACCATGCAGCAGCCCATAAACATGTGCCGCTGATGGAGGACAGCCCCTGCGAAGCGGTCAAGAACAACGCCATCGGCACCTTCAAGACGGCCTATGCCGCCATGGTGCATGGCTGTGAACGCTTCGTGCTTATCAGCACGGACAAGGCTGTCAATCCCACCAATATTATGGGGGCAACGAAGCGCCTCTGCGAGATGATCATTCAGTCCTTTGATGCCAAGATTAAGGCCGGCAAAGCCAATGAAATCCCTCAGTTGTTCACGCATGAAGGGTTGGAGAATGCCGATGCGGATGGCACGGGAAAAATCTTTGAAAATGTTAAGACGGAATTTGTGGCTGTACGCTTCGGCAATGTTCTGGGCAGCAATGGTTCAGTGATTCCAATCTTTCAGAAACAGATTGCCGCTGGCCATAACCTGACAGTAACGCATCCCGATATCATCCGTTACTTTATGACCATCCCCGAGGCAGTGAGTCTCGTAATGCTGGCCGGCACCTATGCCAAAGGCGGCGAGATCTTCGTCCTGGATATGGGCAGCCCCGTCAAGATTGCCGATTTGGCCAAGAACCTCATCCGCCTGTCCGGCTTGAAACTTGGTGTGGATATTGACATTGACTATACCGGCCTGCGTCCCGGGGAGAAATTATTCGAGGAAAAACTCATGGCTGAGGAAGGCCTGAAAAAAACCGAGAACGACCTGATTCATATCGGCTGTCCCATTCCCTTCGATACAGAAGAGTTCCTGGAAGAATTGGACGAACTAATGGTGTCAGCCTATAAAAACAAAAACGATATCCGTGTGCGCGTAAAAGCTATGGTATCTACTTATCACCCTGCAGAAAACATCAGTTGA
- a CDS encoding CpsD/CapB family tyrosine-protein kinase: protein MANIDLIVHNDAKSPISEAYRAIRTNLQFAGAGKMIKFISFTSATPGEGKSTTISNVAIAMAQDGKRVLLIDADMRKPVQHKKFRLQNKGLSNIIATGESLESMIQNNVIQNLDVLPSGPVPPNPSEMLGSERMDNLLKTVGENYDYVFIDMPPILAVTDATIIGTKMDGVVFVVRSGKVTPDEAKEAKQRLVQSQVNIIGTVLNGVPKKNKAGYGYGYGYYYYYDEKHEKHKGRHKSKQKD, encoded by the coding sequence ATGGCTAATATCGATTTAATTGTACATAATGATGCGAAATCGCCGATTTCCGAAGCCTATCGTGCGATTCGAACGAATCTGCAGTTTGCCGGTGCAGGCAAGATGATCAAATTCATCAGCTTCACCTCGGCAACGCCAGGCGAAGGCAAGTCCACCACCATATCCAATGTGGCCATTGCCATGGCCCAGGATGGCAAGCGGGTGTTGCTGATCGATGCGGATATGCGCAAGCCGGTACAGCATAAGAAATTCCGCCTCCAGAATAAGGGCCTTAGCAATATCATCGCCACGGGTGAATCTCTGGAGAGTATGATTCAGAACAATGTCATACAGAATCTGGATGTGCTGCCCAGTGGCCCGGTGCCGCCGAATCCATCGGAAATGCTGGGTTCTGAGCGGATGGACAATCTGCTCAAGACCGTGGGAGAGAACTACGACTATGTGTTCATCGATATGCCGCCGATCTTGGCGGTAACGGATGCGACCATTATCGGTACGAAGATGGATGGTGTCGTATTTGTAGTCCGTTCCGGCAAAGTTACACCGGATGAGGCCAAGGAGGCCAAGCAGCGTCTGGTTCAGAGCCAGGTGAATATCATTGGTACAGTGCTCAACGGCGTGCCGAAGAAGAATAAAGCCGGTTATGGTTACGGCTATGGCTATTACTATTATTACGACGAAAAGCACGAGAAACATAAAGGCAGACATAAGAGCAAACAAAAGGATTGA
- a CDS encoding glycosyltransferase family 2 protein codes for MADIKRFEEYGNRVADDYVAGLVSVITPVYNAEKYLKQSIESVLAQTYPHIEMILVDDCSKDNSADIIRKYQQNYPQIKYYLQPQNMGAGYARNKALELAQGQYVAFLDADDVWRPEKIACQIKLMEEKKSPFSYTAIEMIDEDGKLVKSKRDVVESIDYHFLLSNTMIATSTVLIDRMSLGDFRMHLRRGGQDYATWLRLLRNGCNAVGINEVLNMYRVGHNSLSSNKLDSVRQIWEIQTKDEGIKRVIVLFHIMKWCYNSIKKYWL; via the coding sequence ATGGCGGATATTAAACGATTTGAAGAGTATGGGAATAGAGTGGCAGATGACTATGTAGCAGGGTTAGTTTCTGTAATAACGCCTGTTTACAATGCGGAGAAATATTTAAAACAATCTATAGAATCAGTTTTAGCGCAAACATATCCCCATATAGAGATGATATTGGTCGATGACTGTTCAAAAGATAATTCTGCTGATATTATTCGAAAATACCAGCAGAATTATCCCCAGATCAAGTATTATTTGCAACCCCAAAATATGGGAGCAGGATATGCAAGGAATAAGGCGTTGGAGCTTGCTCAAGGTCAATATGTTGCCTTTTTGGATGCAGATGATGTATGGCGGCCAGAGAAGATCGCATGTCAAATCAAGCTTATGGAAGAAAAAAAATCACCATTTTCGTATACTGCCATTGAAATGATAGATGAGGATGGTAAGTTGGTCAAAAGTAAAAGAGATGTTGTGGAGTCAATCGATTACCATTTTCTTTTATCGAACACTATGATTGCTACGTCAACTGTACTTATCGACCGAATGAGCTTAGGCGATTTTCGTATGCATTTGCGTCGTGGTGGACAAGATTATGCAACTTGGTTGAGACTCTTGCGTAATGGATGTAATGCAGTGGGTATTAACGAAGTGCTAAATATGTATAGAGTGGGTCATAATTCTTTGAGTTCTAATAAATTAGATAGTGTTAGACAAATTTGGGAAATTCAAACAAAAGACGAGGGCATAAAGCGTGTTATAGTTTTATTTCACATTATGAAGTGGTGTTATAACTCTATAAAAAAGTATTGGCTTTAA